The following nucleotide sequence is from Populus trichocarpa isolate Nisqually-1 chromosome 11, P.trichocarpa_v4.1, whole genome shotgun sequence.
TGGCACATGGACAAGAATATGGTTATGAGTACTAACCTATGGTGCAATATTCTTTTCAGAGATATGAATTTTGATCTGGGTTGTGATTTTGGCAAGTTATCATCCTTCAAAGTTGACATGTCAGACCTTGATTTCCCAATCTCATCCAAAAAGGCTGCAAAATCTAAAGATACATCTGAAGGGGAATCTCCTATGGGTAATAGTCAGAGGAAAAAGGACAGCTTTTCATTCTCTTTTGACTTTAATGAGTAAGTGCGTAACAATCTTTTTGTGGTATTACTGGTCCTCTTATGATAGAGTATTTTCTAGAAGGTATGCCCGAGAATACACAATGAGTTATGGAATTTGGAACATaaataatgaatatatatattgtcaataaataatgaattgtTTTCATAATGCAGGTtggataattttgattttggttcaactttaaaaaaagatgaaaaaacttCCTTGAAGAACCTAGATATTGATGGGGTTGTTTCAGATAGAAGTATGCATCAAGGCTCCAAAGGTAATCAGGCTAGGGGCTCTGATGCAGTTCTTGATGATGGCCAAACTGAAAAGCCTCCAGCATCAGAGAGTGTACCGACTTCAAAGGTTGAGACTACTTTAGGTGGTGGAGAAGGAGACAGTTCTTTGAGTGTCATTTTGCCTTCAATATCAGGAATGAAAGAAGACACGGTTGTGTCACACAGAGCAAGAACTTCCACAGAGAAATCAATTTCTGCTACTGCTGAAGAAACAGACCGACAAAGTAGTTCCCCTGAGAGGACAGTGCCAGCTGAACCATATGCTCTACAAACAACACAGATATTAGCAGTCCAGTCTCTTAGCAAGAACGATTCGACTCAAGATATTGTTTCAAATGTAGAGATAGAAATTGGTTCTCTGAGGACAGATGTAGATGTAGAGTCAGGTGCAGAGCAAATTGTTAACGGCAGAATAGTCGATGGTACTGATCCTAGCCATGAAAGTGCACAGCCAAAGAATTCAGATTCACTACATCTTACTGGATCAGACAATAATGGAGGTGAAAGCAAAAGGACAGATGGTGGAACCCCAATTGATAATACAGTAGAGGCTGAACCAATGCCTGATGATTCAGACTTTGAAACCACTTCCATCAGAAGTTTTTCAGGGACAGCACCACAAGAAAACAATACCAGCAAGGATATCCGGAATTCAGCTTCAAAACTTTTGGTTACATTGGCAAGGTTATAAAATATACTCGACCTGTGAATTGTTAACTCTATTAATTAGGATTGTTTTGTCAATatgaatcaagaaaaataaggaaCAAAGAATTCCATGCATTATCTCTTGAGCTGCAGTGTGTTTGGAAAAACTACGAAATAAATACTTGGAATTATTGTGGAGGTTGATGTTCTGTGACCTGAAAATATACTGATGAATGTCTTGTAAATGATAAACAGCATAATGTTTTCAGTGTGTAACTGTGTTCATTGAGGAAAGATGTAAGGATCTGAAATGAGAAGCTGAGTCGTACTGATGCGTTTCTGTTTATTTATTGTAGCCAACCCGTGGTTGATAAAATGACAATCATAAAGGAGAAAGAATCAAGAGGCGTCTGCTCTAAGTTTTTTAGGAGATCTGCCGAACCTGAGCCCCAGCTACATCACCCATCCTCAGAAGGTGTGGAGGTTTCTTCATATGAGAGCAAAGGAATTTCTTCCTTGCAATTAATTCATCCAGAAATTGGGAAAAGGTGAGCATGCTTTCTTTGAAAACTGCAGTAAAGAAAATTAGTTCAAGGCATTCTCATTTGTTTTTGGTCCACAGGCAGGGGTTCACTACAATCGATGCACACTTGGGGAGAAAATTGGTTGGGGATTCAAAATCAGCTTTTAGGGAATTATCAAAAGGTGAACCTACTTTACTGGGAAGTGAAAAGAATGTTAAAAGTCTATGCAATATCAGGTGAGGAAAAGTCACTTCTATTCCTGGAATTGTCATTTGGAAACATAAACTTCTATTCTTTGATTCCCTGGTGAAAAATTTCTAGTTTTAGAAGCCAAATCAGATTGTATAGCTGTTAACAGCAAAAATGGAATTCCATTGTTGTTTTCAAGTGACAGTGTCCCTTACAATCTCAACAGGGAAAGTATCAACTATGATGGTGGACAAAAAGGCAGCAAGGCAGTTGTTACTCCAAGAACTCTTGCTGATAAAGAAGTGCCAAAGAGGAATCCTCCTGGGATAGGAAGCAAAATGAACATTAATGACCTTCATAATTTTGGGTGAGACCTGCTTTGAAGTTTCTTCAAATTTACCTGCTGAACTTGTTACTCCAGAAAAGGGAATAACTTACAATTTTGGACATGATGATCAAATCAACTATAACTTTCTGAACTAGGTTTTGCCTCATTCAATGAAGATACTCCttgcatatttttcatatttatgttCTGGATATTTGTTGCTCCCTGGATTGCATGCTTGTATTACTTCACTTAAAGTGTGACCTATAAATTTCTCTTAGGATTTCCTATGCCATGATATTCCATTTGCTGATTATGAAGTCATTTTCTCCTATTTAGAGTTTCTGATACCATTAGTGTTCATACTAGAATGTCATTTGTAGTTTTTGATTATGCTCCATAGACAATAGACATGACAGCATATTTCACGTGTTGTAATGCACTCATGACAACAAAAAGAAGCTAGTATGATGCCATATAATTTTTCTGCATCTTTACAGGTAACTTGTAGGAAATATCATATTTGCAATATGCTGTGGTGCACTGACAATATCTAAATAACTCAACATgttgtcaattattttttctgtaTCCCTTCCCTTGACTTGTGGGAAATATCATTTTTCCATTTTAAGCTTTGGGAGATTCTGGGAAATGTTTTCAGTTGTGGAGTTAATCCTTCCGGATCGACTGGTAAGACGACAAAGTCCAATACCCAGACAAGTGAGAACTCCAGAACTGTGGTTTCGAGCATTGGATTGTTACGGAACTCGAAGATAATTTCTGCTGAAGGGCTTAAAGCTATGAAAAAGACACCTGATCTTTCTAGCATGAAAAATTCCAAGTATGTTGATGCGAGAGAGCTTCCTGTTCCTTGCTCCTGTTCATTTTATCTAGTGAAGAGTTTGTGATATATCTTTCTGATGAATGCATGCCTTTCAACAAGGACTATGGGAGAAAACAAAGGTCCAAATGTTACTTGCGAAAGGGATATCAGTTTTTTGAGAAACTCAGAGAAAAACATGGAAGTAAAGGGAAATAAAGCATCCAAGTCTGTCCTTCCTCTTTGCAATGCTGAGAAAAACACGCCACTGATCACATCTTTGAAGCGTAAAACAAATGAGGTTTTTCTCCCAAATATTGATTACtatgatgaatttatttatac
It contains:
- the LOC18103203 gene encoding uncharacterized protein At4g18490 encodes the protein MAESEKKTSSSIDPKEKKSLFDVDIGNEFLGSWKSMSVMDDDKMDFGFDTVSSGKKKAFNFGNLDMNFDLGCDFGKLSSFKVDMSDLDFPISSKKAAKSKDTSEGESPMGNSQRKKDSFSFSFDFNELDNFDFGSTLKKDEKTSLKNLDIDGVVSDRSMHQGSKGNQARGSDAVLDDGQTEKPPASESVPTSKVETTLGGGEGDSSLSVILPSISGMKEDTVVSHRARTSTEKSISATAEETDRQSSSPERTVPAEPYALQTTQILAVQSLSKNDSTQDIVSNVEIEIGSLRTDVDVESGAEQIVNGRIVDGTDPSHESAQPKNSDSLHLTGSDNNGGESKRTDGGTPIDNTVEAEPMPDDSDFETTSIRSFSGTAPQENNTSKDIRNSASKLLVTLASQPVVDKMTIIKEKESRGVCSKFFRRSAEPEPQLHHPSSEGVEVSSYESKGISSLQLIHPEIGKRQGFTTIDAHLGRKLVGDSKSAFRELSKGEPTLLGSEKNVKSLCNIRESINYDGGQKGSKAVVTPRTLADKEVPKRNPPGIGSKMNINDLHNFGCGVNPSGSTGKTTKSNTQTSENSRTVVSSIGLLRNSKIISAEGLKAMKKTPDLSSMKNSKTMGENKGPNVTCERDISFLRNSEKNMEVKGNKASKSVLPLCNAEKNTPLITSLKRKTNEALNTDIVPSKPLKRLSLTPRENRNFKECPESMVEDQVCDQGNRGASVTPTVLYDHSSGLQITEEVNMKDVEISVASENDGNVEKAEAYAKELEDICNMLKKKHEEAKEIMVRAIVTNNSLLMLNHPMFDEKMRMVEKFAAQLVLK